A window of Narcine bancroftii isolate sNarBan1 chromosome 6, sNarBan1.hap1, whole genome shotgun sequence genomic DNA:
tacatgaaacacaatagagaaaacctaccggtgacatctaccacctaaaatgagaagggaatgaaaagaattgactcagtggaaattcttgtttgtttttattgagtgacaacattgtttgacgggtttaatgtaccttagattctgaactttaaatgaatgggaggggaggtagggagggtgggatgggaagagggagggggggagaaaacgacactgtatatatttgaaaaggaaaatgtatgtatcttgatcaatgtcgtttatagtgtgaaaaataaaaaatttaaaaaaaaacaatcagttCAATTGGAAATATACTTCTCCATTTCTAAACGACCCCTGGGCCATAAATGCCAGTATGCACGTCTAGCTATTTTTATGGTTTCACGTTCAAGTACCCCTGCATCCCTCTGAACTCCTCACTGCAACCTCTCTCCATTTAAATAACCATCTGTCTTTAGACACCTTCTACCCAAGTACATAACCTCACACTTTCCTGCATTAAACTCAATTTGACAACAATTAACGGCTCTGGTGCAGCAGCCCTTCAGAGAGGATTTAACTTTCATCTGGAATATCATAGGTCCCATTTTTTTTGGTCCAATATTCTGCAAGGATGGCCCCAAAACACTGCTTTATGCAGATTTTAACCCATTGTTAGAACATTTTATAGGACATCCATATAGGCATTTATGCAGCatgtttaacacagcaaaagatGAAATACAATTTCTAGACAAGTCTGTTTTTCTACTTAAAGATGCTTGAAACCATTTTCCAATTTATACTAATGCTCAATATGTCATGCAAGTTCTGAGTCAGGCTCCAGTTTGACTCATTGGCAGTAATTCGAGACTCCCTAGAGTTCCTTATGCATTGCTTGAAATGAGCACAAGGCGTGCAATTCCAATGCGTTGCCAAAATAAATGTCAAAACTGACTCAGGGATTACTCTAAACCCTCGGGCCTTTTTTTTGTTGCCTAAATACAATATTAACTTACAATGCAGTCGATGGCATAATAAACAGTTCATTTACTTGAAAAACAGTTAAAGAGGAAAAAGACAAACAACTTTCCCCAATAAAAACAGGCAAatttcttcattaaaaaaaaatcacagagcatGGAAAATAGTTTATATAAAATAATATGCATCAAATCAGAATCACTGACAGGGCACCCACTGGCTTGAGCTTGTATGACAGGGTGAACGTAGAACGTAACAGCACACTTCAGGCCCTTCGGTTCACAATGTTACTCCACTCTGATTAACCAATTCACTTGTTGCATCAGGTTCGTTAAGTTGGAATGGGCATGGATGGCAGGATTTATGATGAATGTGTACTGAAGaattaatttaacatttaaatgaaaAGGATGAAAATGGAGAAACCCACAGCATTAGAATTTGATGTAATAGCCTTAGTTAAAAGGCATGGAACTTATTACTTCTAAAGAACATTCAGAAAAGCTTTTTGTTTCAGTACATAGATTGTCCTATTAGAGACAGAGTAGTACTGAACTTAATCTTAGATAGTTCAACTGGGCCAGTAGCTGGTGCAAGGCCAATTTTGGATCATAAGACAATGCCTGGCAAAAGTAGGATGGGAGGAGTTACTTGCCCACGTCCAATAAGTGAGAgtcattcaaaaataaataatgagaGTTCAGGGTCAACCTGCTCCCCTAGTGGGTGAAAAGACAAGTCTGAGGAACCCTGACCTTCAGGGGAGCagtgatgaatgaagaattgttgtCTAAGTGGTAAAGGACATTTGACTGGTGAGAAGGACTTGAGATTAGGATAACATTTTTCATTTCAGAGCTAGTCACCTCAGTCGACATGACAAGATTGCATGACCAAAAAAAACAAACCATAATATGTAATGTACATCAGGAGTCGACCAGGATCAATCAGGAACAGATATATAACCAACCACACACCCACAATGGTGGACAATGCTGACAGAACTATAATCAGGTAAAAACAATCTAATTATTTAATGTAGGGAAGCATATTCTCCCCAAACTGACTGAGGAACTTTTGGACAACTTTTGGGCACAGTAATAATCAGCTAGGCTCTGGATCTGTGGGTGGGTTCAGTGATCTTAAAGTAACTTAAATGACTACTAATGGAAGGGGTGGTGAAATTATCAATAGTATTTGTAAAAGTATAAGAATTTGATTAAGGATAATCATCGCTTATTTTGTTTCAAATCATAAAACTGAACTCTGAAAGGATCCACAGGGTTGGAAAGTCTCAGTTCCCTCAACTggtcaggggaaaaaaaacaccatGACAAATTCTTTAATTCTGAAACAACAAACTCACTCTGATTCCTTCGAGATGCTGTGGAAAAAGAATTGCTTCCATATTTAGCTCCGTAATGATAACATCACTTTAAAGCCAGTTCTGAGCGGCAGGTTAAATCAATGCAATGCCAGAGGCATAATAAACCAATATATTTGCATGCCTTCCAGTTACATTGGAACTGTTCTGATGACAGAAAAACCGTGGTTTTGTTATCTTGGTGATCACACAACTGAACAATATAACTGTTTGCAAATTAATCCCAACCTATCATCAACATCCCTGCAAAAGATGAGGAGTCCATTCCCTCTTTTCAACCCCAGCCATATGATGGAAGGCTTTATAAACCAAGGGGTCAAAGACCCCGAAGCTCCCAATCATATTACGTTTGTCAAATTCCATGTCTCAAATCTACAATATGTTTCAAGATCTTGGAGATGGTCTTTTCCTCAAGAGCAAATGTTATTCAAAAGGTCTGAAAGACTTTACCACAgattcaaattcaaaacaaagaaaacactttttttgggGACAAATTTATTAATTTACTTCCATTACAGTAATTTTACCATTTGACTAGTGTGCAATCATTAAGCTTCGTGTTCTCCAGATAGTCATCATATAGTTCCCTGAGGTGCATTAAAAGCTCTTCAATGTTTTCACCTGTAAGTGCAGACACAGGGATTATTCTACACTGCTTTACTTTCTCTCGAagcaaaagaaaattgtttttcgctTCTGGAAGGTCGATCTTGTTTCCAATGACACAAGATGGTCTTTCTGACAATCCTTTCTCATACTGCTCCAGTTCGTATTTTAAATATTCCAGCTGTTGCCAGGGCTCCAAAGATGACAGATCAAGCACAAATAGTAAAAAGCGGCACCGTTCAATGTGTTTCAAAAAGGAAACTCCAAGACCTTTGTTTTGATGGGCACATctgatgattccaggaatgtcTGCAACTGCACGAAGAACATTGTTAAAAACAGAATATTCATCACAGACTAAGATGTTTTTACACTGTCAATCAAATTCTGCTTCATTAACTATAGGCATAAATATACACAGcatggaaagaggcccttcagcccaccgagTCCACATCAACCATGGTCAATCTTtatgatatttataaatgacctggataaagaagTGAAcagatggatcagtaagtttgtagatgacactaaggttgaaggtgttatggatagtgtagaggtttgttgaaggttacaacaagatatagacaggatacagagttgagcagagaagtggcagatggagttcaaagtatgaagtgattcattttggaaggtcaaacttggaaGTTGGAGAATATGTtttatggcaggattcttaatggGAGAATAGAGGTAACACGAGGTTCAAAACCATACATctttcaaggttgctgcacaggttgataggatagttaggaaGGCTTGCTGGCTCTCAATAGTTGggagattgagtttaagagccatgaggtaatgttacagcacTCTAAAACTCTAATTAGACCACACtgggaatattatgttcagttttggttgcctcattacagaaaggatgtgaaagctatggagagggtgcagagatttatttAGCAGGATGCTGCTTGATTTGgagaatgtcttatgaggcaaggttttctttggaatgaaaagaaggaagagaggtcacttaatagaggtctacaagattatgagaggcatagataatgtggacagccaacaccttttttccCCTGAGACAATAAattccagaggacatctatttaaggtgaaaggaggaacatttttgggagataaatgtgTTCAGAATAAGTTCAACCACATGGGGTAAGGTTTTGTTTAAATACatggagtggtgggtgcttggaattcattgccaggagtggtggaggagggtggacaatagaaacattcaaaaactcttacacaggcacatggatgcaagaaaaatagagggttatgggtgtgaggcagggaaggtttagattgttgggtGGGTTTacgtaggtcggcacaacatcgtgtaTGAATGCTGTAAAGCTCTATATAGTGAATTCATTTTTGAGCAAATACTGAAATGAGGTTTCAAGCAGATAATTCAATCCTGCACCTAATTGCTGCAAGTCATTTGCAAATGAATTGTGGCCGTTTAGGCAAGTTAGTAAGAGAAAAGTTTCCATTAAACTGTTTATAGAGATAAGATTTGAGACAAATATCCTTTGACAGGGATGTGAATAAAAATTAATCCcaaatctttttttctctctctttccaattCTGATGAATGATTTTGTTTCCATCGATAATGCCTGGACTACAGAGTGCACCTCAGCAGGGAGTTTATATTGGGGAATAATCAATGTGATCCAAAACCCAAAGTCTGGTTCAAATCTCACATTGAGCAGACTGGAAATTATTAGAATAGTTAAGTGGTAAATATATtaaattttcaagacaataaaatTTTAAGTCATTGGTCACTATTTACCTGCAATTTGCTCAAAGTCTTGATACTTTATTACACCAATGTGAGGATTCAATGTGGTAAATGGATACTCAGCTACTGCTGGCAGGGCATTTGAGAGTGCTCGGAGAAGGGTTGATTTTCCAGCATTGGGAAAGCCGACCTGAACATAAAAACAAACCATTTAGTCTTCTCCCCCGATTATGCTGGAATAAATTGCTTTGCAGTCATTTAAGGTGATGTAATTTTGCctcattttaaataaaagatgATAAAACCCATAAAGACACATCGgatactgcagatactggaatctgaggCCAAACATGTgtgggaggaattcagcaggttgggcagcacagtggtagaaaaggaatggtcgatgtttcaggccGAAACCATTAATCGAGACTGGGGATGTAAAGAGAGAAGCTAGCGTAGAGGGGTCAGGGGCCCAACGAAGAAGTGAAGTATGCTGGACAGAGGGAGTAGATTGGCATATGCCAGGCAAcgggagaaagaggcaaggaaaacaAAAGGTCCAGGGGGGAGAAAGGCAAGTTGTACAGGATGGAGTGGGTGAAAAGAAGACAAACGCTGCCCGTGGTGGGAATGGTGGTGTAGAGAGAGACCAGATAGAACCTTGGGGAAATCGGTTAATAAAATCCAATTTGATGCAATGGTATATGAACAACTGTCCCATTTGTCAGCATTTGGTccacattccccccccacccccctcaccaccccaAACCCTTCatgtccataaatctgtccaaatatccAATCGATGACAACATTTTTCCCCATGCTGGCAGCTCACTCTAGAAATGGATCtcattgagaaaaaaaattgcccctcaggtccctctgctctcaccttaaacctgtaccCTGTAGCTCTATAAATGAgaaaattaactttatttttcCAAAAGCTTCCTGATATGaagaaaaatattgtttttttttataattccAAGTCCTGACCAGTTACACCTTGCCATGAAAAGGTGAATAATTTTACTCATATGTTGGGCAGATCTGTCAAACATTCATCATTGCAAGAATCAAAGTCACACAAGATGTTGTTCCAGAGTTAACCGAGGCACTTTCAGTGCAGGCTTGCTCtactctgctaccactggggaaaaggtactgcacaggagcctgaagacaagctctcaatggcacaaggacagcttcttcccctctgccatcagattcctgaatggacaatgaaccacggacactacattattttgtttttttcttttactttttttgggAAGAtggtttatattaatgtttgccctgtgatgcagccataaaacaatgaatttcatgacatgttcatgacaataaattctgattctgaggaaaTTCCATCTTTACATACCATCCCACCATGAGCCATAGTTCTGAGTTCCAGCTGCAAGATCCGGTGCTGACCAGGTTCCCCTGGCGTTGCAATCATTGGTGCACGATTCTCATTGGATAGATAGAAACGATTTCCCTTACCACCCAGCCCACCGTATGATGCCACATATTCTTCTCCGTGAGATGAGAGATCAGCTACGATCACCCCATCTTCCTTGACCACAGTACCAATTGGAACCTAAGGcataaataaagttttattcATCTGAAGATATCCCAAACACACAACAGTTGTAAAAATTTGTCCCTACTCACCAGTACATAAGTGTTCACTGCATTCTTTCCGTAACAATTTTTATTTGCTCCAGGTTCTCCATCAATGCCACGATAATATGATTTAATGCCCAACAGTGATTTCACTTGTCGAGCAACTGAAAAATCAACATTTCTTGAAATTAATATAGTATATGCCAAACATGGAATAATAATCTGCAAGGAGGGCTGCAGTTGGTGGTGGAGCAAATTCAAATTTAATTCTTCATATATTCAGGAGAATACTTCAGCTTTTGCTTTCGTTTACACCCACAGTTATTTTCACCATCATTAATATTTTATACTGCTGAGAATAAAACAATGACACATTCCCCTGCGGTGAAATGCACACCTCAAAATCAAGTAGTCCTGCTGCCTCGCTCTCCATGTGTCCAAAGCAGCACTAATAAGGTGCTGCACCGCAGAGCCAGATTATTGTAAtaaccatttattccacaatgtaaacaaaattaAACCATTTTAATCTTGAAAAATTGCTTGAAGTATCCTGCTTTTTAAACATATAAATGGGCTTTTGGTGACTTTCACGCACAAAATCTTTCACCAATAAATCCTCTGGGTATATTTTCAATAGAATTCATTTCTTGAAATAAAAAGGCTATTTGgacatttgatttaaaaaaattaaaaaaaaaaaaagattttttgacAAATTACTAATTTAGAATTCCACAAATTTGGGCTGATTAATTCATTACACTGCCTTCCTTCTCATATGGATGAAAAGATGCCCCAGCACAACTCTTGGAGCAAAAGATCATTTCTTAGTATCCTGACAGTATTTATCCCTCAACCAAAGTCAACTTAAACAGGTCAGTCAATCTCAAGCTCCTAAGAGGATGATTTCTGCCAATATTGATGAAAACATCTCCATTTTCAGGATCGTTGGCTATTATCAGATTAGTCTCACTTACAGTTGCTACCAGAAGAGATTACCAAGTGGCATGATAGAGGCGTGCTCAACTCGACCCCACAAAATCAGATTGTTGTGTCATTTATCTTATTTATTGATGGAATCTTACAAATTAGCTTCCAATTTTCTTGCATCACACTGCCTAAAGCCAAGTTCATTATCTGAGGAATTGTAATGGCACTATATaacttcaattttttattttattttcttagatGAATATTATATTGCACCATAATCAAGGTTAAAACCAGAATTGTTTTCCTATTATAAAGTGTTTAACTGATGAAGACAATTTAGTTGCAATCTTTATTCATTCAAAGACTTTCTACAGAGATATGAAGCGAATCTGGTGATGTACTTCCCAATCATAGATGTTTatctttaaaatcttttttttcccatcactgttgGATGTTACAAATTTAAAGAATCTGTGGAAatacacaaagagcagggatgtgatgttgagactttataaggcactggtgagacttcatggagtattgtgagcagttttgggctcctcatttaagaaaagatgtgctgatggaaatggttcagaggagattcacaccGATAACTCCAGATACGGAAGGGTTATCATATAAGGGGTAATTGAGGGGTCTTGGCCTGTACCCATTGGAATTTAGAatgtctcattgaaacattttgaatttgaaaggcattgacagaatagatgtagaaaggttgtttctccatGGTGGgagtgtctaggacaagagggcacaacttcgggattgaagggcgtcagatcaaaacagagatgcagagggatttcttcagccacaggcagttgtggatgccaggtcgttgggtgtatttaagagattgatgggttattgattagccaggccatcaaaggttacaggagaaggctgagcagtggggctgagtgggaaaatggatcagctcatgattaattgGTGGGCTGAtttgcctatttctgctcctatgtcttatggtcttatagaaATACCCCAAAACAGAATGCTTGTTAAAAGAGCCATAATGTTTTATTCAAACTATGATAAGTAACTTCTTAAATTAAAATCATCTCCCAGAAGTTTCCAACTCTTGAGAGTTTAGACAGCCAATAGCAGCTGTACAACCACATTTTGTCGGAGAGTGTGCAGAATTGGAAAGTTAAATCACTGTAGAATTGTTTTAATTAGCTCAGGATGCCAGATTTGAATGAAGGGCTGACCACAGATCCCTGCAGGAATGTGATACCTTTCTGCACCCAAGTTTCCGGAACTGCAGGCTAGGAAACCAACCTTTTAGATAGGGTGTTGTGCAATTTGTTAGGGATCCTCTcaaaaagagtgatcacagtatgattgaattcctcatacaaatggagggtgcAGCAGTTTGATTTAACACCAATACATTATGTCTAAACAAGAGAGGCTGTAACAGATAGATTtgttggggaattaaggattaCAGGGAACAGGCAGGGAAGTAGAGCTGAGTCAATGGctagatcttattgaatggtggaatcgGCTCAGTGAGCCAGATGGTTTAATCCTGTTCCTATTTCGTGTTCTTCAGGTATGTGTTTACGAAGTTTCCAGATGGTTATGACGCTTTCCATTGACGCACACCAGCAGGCCTCCTGAATGAATAGAGGCCACTAAATAGCACTCAACACCCACAAAATATGTCAAGCAAGAAAAGGGGCAATAcactttaccttttaaaataacCTGTCCTCCGTTCCCTCCATTTCCTCCATCAGGACCTCCAAACTCTTTACGGGGTTCACTGTGGAAAGTGCATATTCCATCACCACCTTTCCCTCCTAATACAGTGATTCTTCGCTGATCCACAAAGTACCGGGTCTAAATCACACAAAAATGTTGGCTACAAACAATTTtacaaactgatttttttttcatttctgtcCCTCTTTGGAAGCAAAAAAGCTGAATATATGGAATATTTTCATGAACAAAAGATAGCAATATTAATTGCTTTCCTCGCTTGTTGCACAAGTTTCTCTGACTACCATAATTGGCACCCAGATTTTAGTTGGTAACGTGGTTGAATGTGaatacagcaatgaggaagtgcacaggagggagACAATTCAGCTCGTTAAGTGGTGTCGCATCCAAGGAGATtacagacttcaggaggaagtcaggagaacatgacccagttatcatcgagggctcaatcatgcagagggtcaagaatttcaaattcctggtgtcaacatctccaaggatctgtcctggagcctccatgtttttttttcttgtacaaatgctatatcaattttttattttttcagtaaatttaacagtttcttccttttgatttggttatgtattccattaatatttaaagttatatagttcaacatagtcatttcatactttgtttatctttcctttccatttcctcatcaccaccttcccttcttatccattttttctttctttttttgaacacattataccacaacatttctaaaacataaaatatttccactattctgagcctccatgttgatgcaatcgagaaaaggctcaccagcggctacaaTTTGAGGTGTTTAATGAGATTCGGTATGCCACCGAACACttgaaaacttttacaggtgtaccgtggagagcattctggctggttgcatctggaggtgccaacgctcagaaGAAAAATCTCTAGAGGGTGTTAACTTagcctatgacatcacaggcaccagacttcactccatcaaggacatctacaagaatcggtgtcctaagaaagcagcctctatcctaaaggagtcccaccagccaggccatgctctcttcactctactatcatcagga
This region includes:
- the mtg2 gene encoding mitochondrial ribosome-associated GTPase 2 isoform X1, whose protein sequence is MGPERERTSDVQDQPIMTTRLLLSLRKWIPLQTSMDGFWLLQCIACNRLRHPDANKVLLRHFTGSCLKYAKARGFQKKRRLSEKKLTRYFVDQRRITVLGGKGGDGICTFHSEPRKEFGGPDGGNGGNGGQVILKVARQVKSLLGIKSYYRGIDGEPGANKNCYGKNAVNTYVLVPIGTVVKEDGVIVADLSSHGEEYVASYGGLGGKGNRFYLSNENRAPMIATPGEPGQHRILQLELRTMAHGGMVGFPNAGKSTLLRALSNALPAVAEYPFTTLNPHIGVIKYQDFEQIAVADIPGIIRCAHQNKGLGVSFLKHIERCRFLLFVLDLSSLEPWQQLEYLKYELEQYEKGLSERPSCVIGNKIDLPEAKNNFLLLREKVKQCRIIPVSALTGENIEELLMHLRELYDDYLENTKLNDCTLVKW
- the mtg2 gene encoding mitochondrial ribosome-associated GTPase 2 isoform X2; translation: MTTRLLLSLRKWIPLQTSMDGFWLLQCIACNRLRHPDANKVLLRHFTGSCLKYAKARGFQKKRRLSEKKLTRYFVDQRRITVLGGKGGDGICTFHSEPRKEFGGPDGGNGGNGGQVILKVARQVKSLLGIKSYYRGIDGEPGANKNCYGKNAVNTYVLVPIGTVVKEDGVIVADLSSHGEEYVASYGGLGGKGNRFYLSNENRAPMIATPGEPGQHRILQLELRTMAHGGMVGFPNAGKSTLLRALSNALPAVAEYPFTTLNPHIGVIKYQDFEQIAVADIPGIIRCAHQNKGLGVSFLKHIERCRFLLFVLDLSSLEPWQQLEYLKYELEQYEKGLSERPSCVIGNKIDLPEAKNNFLLLREKVKQCRIIPVSALTGENIEELLMHLRELYDDYLENTKLNDCTLVKW